AAAGATGGGTGCTGACCTGGCAAACAATCATGATTTTTTGCAGATCATCGAGGATTTGGGGCTTGGCGATAAGCTGGACAAGTATCCGAGTGAATTGTCTGGTGGGGAACAGCAGAGAGTGTCCATTGCTCGGGCCTTGGCCAAAAAGCCAGAGATTCTCTTCTTAGATGAGCCGACGGGAGCCCTGGATGAAGAAACAGGGCGCAAGATTCTGGACTATATCTGGAAGTTGAAGGAAAAGCTAGGCTTTACCCTCATCATGGTGACGCACAACCAAAATATTGCGGATATGGCTAGAACCATTATTCGTGTCAATAGTGGCAAGATTACCCAAGTTGTGACCAATGATCAGCCTCAGACTGCCTATGAGATTGGATGGTAAGCCATGTTTTCAGTAAAAGATATTCGAAAATTAGTTGTCGTCAGTATCATTGGGGCTTGTGCGGTCTTTGTGGCCAATCTCTTCTTGAATTTTTATCTGGATATCGAACAGTTGGAGATTTCGAAAACCAATCCCATGATGCAGACCTACTATGATGCCCAAGTTTCGCTTTCTTGGATGGTGGCCATGGTCAGTGGGGTCGTCTTGTCCTTGACGTCGGTCCTTCTCATGTGTTTTTATATCAAACAATTTGTCGATGACCACAAGGAACAATTAGGGATTTTAAAGGCTTTGGGATATAGTAATGGCCAGTTGGCGAAACGATTTTGGGCCTTTGGACTCAGTTTTGGAGCTGGAGCGCTTCTCGGCTATTTTGCTTCATTTCTCATGATGAGACATTTTTACGACTTCCGTAATGAGAAGGGGATTTTGCCAGAAATTACCATTCACCTTCACTGGCAACTCTTGCTTGCTTTGGTGATCCTGCCAACGACCTTCTTTATGCTTCTCGCGATTGGTTATGCTAGAAGACAACTACAAACGCCGGCTCTTCGCTTATTGAAAAAATCTCCAACACCAATCAAGGTCAAAAGGAGAAAGCGAGCTCCTAAGAAAGAGAAAGACTTCCTAAAAGAGCTGTCCTCGTCACTGATATGGGGGAGAAAATCTATCTTGTTTTTTGTGGTCTTTGGATCCATGTGTTTTGCGGCCATGGTTCAATTGTCCTTTGGCCTCAGGGATTACACAGATGACATCATCCAAACCATGATGATTATGATTGGCTTGATCCTTTCTTTCTCGATTCTCTTTTTGTCATTGGGGATTGTGGTCTCAGAAAGCCGCGAAACCTTGGCTCTTATGAAGGCTTTTGGCTACACCAATCGTGAATGCCAAAGTCATATTCTCGCTCCCTATCGTTTTTGGGCTTATTTAGGATTTGTTCTTGGGACGGCTTATCAATATGGCATTATGGAAATCTTGATCGGTGTGATCAAAGATACGGTTCCTGAAAAGATTGAGCATTACTTTGATGGGAATGTGTGCTTCTGGACCTTGCTTGCTTTTGCTGTGGTTTACGAAAGCCTCTTTTATCTATCCAACAGAAAACTACAAAAACAAACCATCAAAGAAGTGCTCTTAGCTGAATAAATAAAAAAGAGAGTGGGACAGAAATTGGTAATTCGTTAGAATTCGATTTCGTCGTCCCACCTCCGCACAGTTGAGTAGGGCTGTAAAAGCTGATGAAATCAGCGTAGTAGGGCCCACTCAACCACTGCGTCTTGCTCGACAATCCAAAGACAATTGAGAGGCTAGGACTTTTGTCCCAGCCTCTTTTGCACTGAATAAACAGAAAAAATGACACTGTCTAAAAATCTTGCATTTTTTTGTAATTTAGGTTACAATGAAGACTATAAAAAATGCGTAATCCCTAGGGTCTTTCCCTCAGGGAATTTTGTGTGTTTTGACCTATTTTCGGTGGAAAGAAGCTTTGCTTCTACCACAGGAAAAAGTATGAATAACATTGGAGGTAATAATGATTCGATCCTTAATTTCCGAGATCAAAGAATTCAAGAAGCCCTCGATTTTGGCTTCCTTGTTCATGGTATTTGGAGTCATGTTTGAGATTTCGATTCCCTTTGTCATGGCGAGTCTTTTGGACCAGGGTGTTCAACAAAGAAACATGAACAATATTTTGTTTTACGGTGGGCTCATGCTGGTCTGTGCCTTTCTCTCCCTCTTTTGTGGGATGCAGTCTGCCCGTTATGGCGCCTATGCATCGGCTGGTTTTGCCAAAAACCTTCGTCGGGCCATTTTCAAAAAGGTTCAAACCTTCTCATTTGAGAATATTGATCAGTTCTCATCAGGTGGGTTAGTCACTCGGATGATGACGGACGTAACCAATGTGCAAAATGCCTATCAAATGGTGATCCGGATCTGTGTACGGGCACCGCTCAATTTGATCTTTGCCATTGTTGCTTGTTTCTTGATCAATCCGGAAATGGCCATGATCTTTGTCTATGTGACCATCTTTTTGGCAGCTGTCTTAAGCATCATCATGAAGATTGTGTATCCGCTCTTCACAGAAGTATTTGAAGCTTATGATAATCTCAACAATAGCATTCAAGAAAACATCACCAATATGCGGGTGGTGAAGTCCTACGTTAAGGAAGCAGATGAAACCGTTAAATTCAAGAAGGCTTCGCGTTTGATTTATAACATGTTTATGAAGGCTATCCGTGTCGTTGTCTTGAGTAGCCCAGCTATGATGCTTTCCATGTATGCTTCTTTCCTTTTGATCTCTTGGATTGGGGCACATCTGATCGTTGGTGGTCAACTCTCTACTGGGAATTTGACTTCTATGTTTAGTTACACCATGACCATTCTCATGTCGCTCATGATGTTTATGATGATCTTTGTCATGTTGTCGATTTCCATGGCTTCTGTCGAGCGGATCAATGAAGTCTTAACGACCAAAACGACGATTGACTCTCCAGAAAATGGGATCAAAGAAGTCGCTGATGGATCCATCAACTTTGAGGATGTGACCTTTGCTTATACCGATGAAAATGGCGACAAGACCCATGTCTTACAAGGGATTAATCTTTCCATTCGTTCAGGGGAAGTTATTGGTATCTTGGGAGGAACAGGATCAGGGAAATCAAGCTTGGTTCAGTTGATTCCTCGTCTCTATGATGTTGAGTCTGGTCGGGTGACAGTAGCAGGCCACGATGTCAAAGAATACGATCTTGATTCCCTTCGTAAGCAAGTGGCCATGGTTCTTCAGACCAATGTCCTGTTCTCTGGTACGATTAAAGAAAATATGCGCTGGGGAAATAAGGATGCGACGGATGAAGAGATCATCGCAGCTTGTAAGATCGCCCAAGCCGATGAATTTATTCAAGATTTCAAAGAGGGTTATGACACCATGATTGAGCGTGGGGGATCCAATGTCTCAGGTGGTCAGCGCCAGCGTCTTTGTATCGCGCGTGCCCTTCTCATGAATCCCAAGATCTTGATCTTGGATGATTCGACTTCAGCGGTCGATACCAAGACGGATAGTTTGATCCGTCAAGGATTGGCAACCAGCTTGAAAGAGACCACCAAAATCATCATTGGTCAACGGATTTCCTCTATTCAAGATGCAGATCGTATTATCGTGATGAATGATGGTCAAATCGATGCGATCGGTCGTCACGAGGAATTGCTTGCGACCAATGCCATCTACCAAGAAGTATATGAAATGCAAACACAAGGGAAAGGAGAAGCAGATGAAAACTAAGAAAAAAGCAAATCTAGGCTCTATCCTTCGCCTGCTAGACTTCCTTTGGAAAAACCACAAGGTATCCTTGATTGTTTCCTTTATCTTAATCATTCTATCGTCTCTTGCGACGGTTAATGTGACAGCTTCGATTCAGTCCTTGGTCGATGTCTATGTGGAGCCCATGCTGACAAGTAATAGCCATGATTTTGGACCGCTCTTGTCCTTCTTAACACGAGTTGGTTTGATCTGTTTGATCGGGGTCCTTGCTAACTATGGCTTTACCTTGATCATGGCGACCGTTTCACAAGACTCACTTAGAAGTCTTCGAAATCAGTTGTTTGCTCGCATGCAAAAACTGCCAGTTCGTTACTTTGATACCCACCAACACGGGGACATCATGTCTATCTATACCAATGATATTGATGCTCTTCGCCAAGCGATTGAACAATCCATTCCTCAACTCTTATCCTCAGCGATTACCATCCTTGGGGTAACGATTACCATGCTGACGGTTAGTCCGCTCTTGTTCTTGATTGTTCTTGTCATGGTCATCGTCATGGTCTTTATCATCAAGGATGTCTCTGGCAAGTCAGGTCGTTACTTTGGCGCCCAACAAAAGAACTTGGGGATTGAGAACGGCTTTATTGAAGAAATGATGTCTGGTCAAAAAGTGGTCAAGGCCTTTGTGCATGAAAGAGAAAGCATTGAGGATTTTGACCGGATCAATGACCAACTCTTTGAGTCTTCCTACCAAGCCAACCGCTATGCCAATGTCCTCATGCCGATTCTTGGGAACTTGGGAAATGTCTCCTTTGTTCTAACAGCCTTGATCGGGGGACTCTTTGCGCTAAACGGCGTCGGTGGTTTAACCATTGGTGGTCTCATGGCCTTTCTGCAATTGAACCGTTCCTTCACAGGTCCCATTGCACAGGTCTCTCAACAATTGAACTTTGTCCTCATGGCCTTGGCTGGTGGAGATCGTGTCTTTGATCTCTTGGATGAAGAAGAAGAAGTCGACCAAGGAAAAGTGACGCTGGTCAATTATGAACTGGTCGATGGAGAAATGGTCGAAACTGATCAGAAAACCAAGAAATGGGCTTGGAAACACCCACGTCCAAACGGAGATTACCAGCTTGTCAAGATGGTCGGAAATGTGGTCTTTGATGATGTTGATTTCTCTTATGATGGGAAGAAACAAATCCTTCATGGCATCAACTTGTACGCGGATAAGGGGCAAAAAGTGGCCTTTGTCGGAGCGACTGGTGCAGGAAAGACAACCATCACCAACTTGATCAACCGCTTCTATGACATCCAATCCGGAATGATTACTTATGATGGGATCGATATTAAATTGATTGAGAAAGATTCTCTGCGTCGTTCCCTCGGAATCGTTCTTCAAGATACCCACTTATTCACTGGTACGATTGCGGAAAACATCGCTTATGGCCGTGCTGATGCAACACGGGAAGAAATCCTTGAAGCAGCTCGGATTGCCAATGTGGATTCCTTTGTTAAGCACTTGGATCAGGGCTATGAGACAGTCTTGACGGATGATGGGGCTGGCCTATCAAATGGTCAACGACAATTGATCGCCATTGCCCGTGCAGCCCTTGCCAATGCGCCTGTCTTGATTCTGGACGAAGCGACGTCTTCCATTGACTCACGGACAGAGAAAATGGTGCAAGAAGGGATGGATCGCCTGATGGAAGGTCGGACTGTCTTTGTTATCGCCCACCGTCTATCGACGATTGTCAATTCCGATGTCATCATGGTGATGGACCACGGACGCATCATCGAGCGAGGCAACCATGCTTCCTTGATGGCAGAACGTGGCACCTATTACCGCCTGTACACCGGTGGACTTGAAATTGATTAATAATAAAAAAAGCTTGAGCGTTGGCTCAGGCTTTTTTGGCTTATGGATAATGACTTCTTAGAAACTTTCCTTAGGTGAGTACGGACGTTAGGTGAAATTATCCAGTGGATGATTTCAGCAATCCAGGAAGTTCCATGACTAATTATTGAGCCCCTTCGCTCTTTAATTTCTGGGCTCAGGCTAAAACAGTTTCCCAAACTGTTTTACTCTCAAAATTCCTGAGTGCCTGAAACGTTATTGTTTCAGGCACTTTTCTCACAACGGAAAGTCTCGAAAATAAATAGCCATTCATCAAAAATCCTGACTACACTTTCAGGCTTTTTGCTTATTTCTCAAGTAATTCTTGGATCAAGTCTTCCATAGCAGCTGGTTCTGTTTTGGAGGAGAAGCGTTGGGCGACTTGGCCTTGTCGGTCGATGACAAATTTTGCAAAGTTCCATTCGATGCGTTTGCCTAGTGGCCCGGCTACTTGGTTTTTGAGCCAGTCATAAAGAGGAAGGGCTTCTTTACCATTAACCTTGGCTTTAGCGAATCGTGGGAAGGTGGTCTGGTAGTTGAGGCTACAGAAGCTATTGATTTCATCTGCAGTTCCTGGTGCCTGCCCCATGAATTGGTTGCAGGGAATGTCTAGGATTTCCAGCCCCTTTTCCTGGTAGCGCAGGTAGAGATCTTGCAATCCTTGGTATTGCGGGGTCAAGCCACAGCCTGTTGCTGTATTGACCACGATGAGGACCTTACCTTGGTAGTGAGAAAGGGGGATCTCCTCCCCATTCTGGTTTTCTAAAGAAAAATCATAAATGCTGGTCATAGGTGGTATCCTTTCTGTCTCTTCAACTTTTATTGTAGCACAAATCTCCTAAAATGGGGCCAAGAGGAGCATGACTTCTTGCTTTAGTCCCTCCTGTGAAAATGATATAATAAGAAGATAACAAGCTCTCAAGAAAATGCCAAAAGGAGAACGGATCGGATGAAATTACTCTATACGGATGTTCGGACCCCCTTGACCCAGGTCCTGACACAAGAAGCCGTAGGGTTAGTAGAACAGGGCAAGCGTGTGTTTTACATTGCGCCCAACTCTCTTTCCTTTGAAAAAGAAGCCAAGGTTTTGTCCTATTTAGAAGGTCAGGCTTCTTTTGCCATTACCGTCACGCGCTTTGCCCAAATGGCCCGTTATTTCATCCTGAACCAGGTCTTTGAGGAGCAACCCTTGGATGATATCGGTCTCGGCATGCTATTTTTTAAAGCTCTGTCCCAGATGAAGGAGCAGGATCTTAAAGTTTACGGGGCCCTGCGCAAGGATCCTCAGTTTATCCATCAACTGGTCCAGCTCTATCATGAATTGCAGACAGCCCAGATGGATTTTACCGATTTGGAGTTGCTCGAGGAAGCTGAAAAAAGAGAGGACCTCTTGGCGATTTTTGAAGCGGTCTCTGAGATGCTGGTCAAGCATCAGTATGAATCCCAGTCCAAGATGGCCTTTTTCCTCAATCAGGTCGAAGAAGGGCAGCTGGAAGAGCAATTACAGAATGTGGCGATCGTCGTCGATGGCTTCACGCGTTTTTCTGCAGAAGAAGAGGCTTTGATTGGTCTCCTTCACCGAAAAGGAGTGGAGATTGTCATCGGAGTCTATGCCAGTGAAAAAGCCTACCGGGCAAGCTTTAGAGAGGGAAATCTTTACCAAGCCAGTGTTGACTTTCTCCTCCAGCTGGCAAAGACTTTCCAAGTTCAGCCTCAGTATTGTGGGCAAGCGATCGAAGATTCCTTTAGTCGCATGACGCGTATGTTAGAAGCGCGCTACGATTTTTCACAAGTGGAAAATGAGCTGGAGGACCAAGATCGAACCGCTGTCCAACTCTGGCAAACCAATACGCAAAAAGAAGAGTTGGAATTTGTTGCCAAATCCATCCGTCAGCGTCTTCATGATGGGGCCCGCTATCGGGATATTCGGGTCTTGTTAGGCGATGTGGAAGCTTATCAACTGCAACTCAAGACCATTTTTGACCAGTATCAGATTCCCTTTTACTTGGGACGAAGTGAGGCCATGGTCCACCATCCCTTGATTCAGGTCATTGAATCGCTAGGGCGGATCAAGCAGTTCAATTACCAGACAGAAGACGTCATCAATCTGTTAAAAACGGGTCTGTATAGTGATCTGACGCAAGCAGAAGTCGATGCTTTTGAGCAATACCTTCGCTTTGCGGAAGTAAAGGGTGCTACAAAATTTCACAAGCCTTTTACTAGCAATCGTCAGGGCAAGTTCAATCTAGAGGAGCTCAATGCCCTCCGGGAACGCGTCGTAGAACCTTTAGCTCCTTTCTTTTCACAGCGCAAACAAAAGGTGAACCGTCTCTTAACGGCCTTTACAGAGTTTCTGCAAGAGGCTCAGCTTTCTCAGAATCTACAAGCTTTGATCAAGGATCTAGCTTTGGAAGAGCAGGAGCGCTATGACCAGGTCTGGAAGACCTTCCTCCACGTCTTAGAAGAATTGAGTCTGGTTTTTGAGGACCAAGAACTGACAGTGGATGACTTTTCAGCTCTTGTCTTATCCGGCATGCAATTGTCACAATACCGGACAGTTCCTGCTACAGTCGATGTAGTGACCGTTCAGTCCTATGACTTGATTGAACCCTTGACAGCCCCTTATGTCTACGCGATCGGGCTGACCCAGGAACGTTTTCCAAAGATCGCGCAGAACACCTCGCTTCTCAGTGAAGAAGAACGACAACAGCTCAATGAGGCCACCCAAGAAGGAGCAGAGCTCCAGGTGGTGACCAGCGAAAATCTTAAGAAAAATCGCTTTGTGGCGGTTTCGCTACTCAATGCAGCGACCGAACAACTGGTCCTATCGGCCCCTAGCTTGGTCAATGAAACGGAAGATAGTGTCTCTCCTTACCTTCTAGAATTGGCCAAGGAGCCTATTGCCATCGAGTGGACGACCAAACAAGCGCAAGCTTCGAGTGATGACATCGGGACCTACCGAGCCCTCTTAGCGCGCGTGATCGAACTCCATCAAGAGGAGATCACGAGTGAGCTGTCTGCTGAAGAAGCCAGCTTTTGGGGTGTGGCCGTGCGGGTCTTGCGAAAGAAATTGCAAGCGGAAGGCATTCAGATTCCTCAGATTTCAACGGAATTGAAGAGTCGCCAGCTCCAGTCGGATACGCTTCAAGCGCTCTACCCAGAGGGCAAAGCCTTGACCTTATCTGCTTCTGCCTTGAATGAATACTACAAGCACCAGTATGCTTTTTATCTGCGCTATGTCTTGGGCTTACAGGAGGATGAGACGATCCGGCCAGACGCCCGCAGTCATGGGAATTTCTTGCATCGGATCTTTGAAAGGGTCTTAAAAGATAGCTCCGATCAAGCTTTTGATCAGCGCTTAAGCGAGGCGATTCGAGAAACCAGCCAAGAAGCAGAGTTCCAGCAATTGTATGGAGAAAATGGAGAGACCGAGTTTATTCGCAACTTGCTTCTTGATACCGCTAAAACAACGGGGCGTGTCCTCGCCCAGCAAAATGGCATCGAGACCATTGGTGAGGAGACCCTCTTTGGTGGAAGCACCCACACCTCTTATCCATTGTCCGATGGCAGGCTCTTACAGCTACGAGGCAAGGTGGACCGTATTGATCAATTGAGGGATCGGGGAGCCCTCGGAGTCGTGGACTACAAGTCCAGTCTGACGCAGTTCCACTATGACAAGTTCTTTAATGGACTAAATTCTCAATTGCCGACCTATCTTTCTGCGATTCAGGATTTGAAGGAGTACCAAGAAGAGCAAGGGATATTCGGAGCCATGTATTTGGAAATGGGAGATCCTGTAGTGGATCTGAAAAAGACCAAGACAGTAGAGGATGCCATCAATCAAACCATGAAAAGTCAACAGTATAAGGGGCTCTTTATGGAAGATCAGGCGCCTTATCTGGGCGAGGCCTATGATAAAAACAAGGCCATGATGCTGAGTAAGGAAGAACTGGACTTGCTCCTCTTGTACAACGCTTATCTTTATAAAACAGCAGCAGAAGGGATTCTCAAGGGGCAATTTGCCATCAATCCCTATAGTGAAAATGGGCGCAATATCGCACCATTCGTGGAGCAGTTTAAATCCATCACGGGATTTGAAGCGGATCGTCACCTAGGTCAGGCGCGGTTCTTGACCAAACTAGACCAAAAAGGAATACGCGGTGAAAAGGTGAAAGCCGCTTGGATAGAGAAGATGAAGGAGGTCTTGAACAAATGATCAAACAAGCATTTTTGACAAGAGAAGAAATCAAGGCCCTTCAGGCCCAAGAGGCAGCTTCTACCAAAGAGCAAAAGCGGACACCAGAACAGATCGATGCCATCTATAGTTCGGGGACCAATATCCTGGTGTCAGCCTCTGCTGGATCAGGAAAGACCTTTGTCATGGTGCAGCGGATACTGGATCAGATCCAGCGTGGCATCTCGATTAAGGAGCTCTTTATCTCGACCTTTACGGTCAAGGCAGCAGGGGAACTCAAGGATCGTTTGGAAAGTGAACTTGGAAAAGCCCTGCAAGCGAGCGATGACCCAGAGCTCAAGCAACACCTGGCCCGTCAAATCGCAAATGTCGCCACCAGCGATATTGGAACCATGGACTCTTTTACCCAAAAGGTCCTAACGCGCTATGGCTATTTGCTTGGGTTGGCGCCTCAGTTTCGCATTTTACAAAACGCCAGTGATCAACGCCTCTTACAAAATGAAGTTTTTCAAGCTGTTTTTGACCGCTATTACCAGGGGGAAAACCAAGAAGCCTTTGTGCAGATGGTCAAGAATTTCACGGGACAGCGCAAAAATTTGACCTTGTTTAAAGAACAGGTCTACCAGATCTATGACTTTCTTCAGTCGACCAGTGATCCGGAAAAATGGCTGGAGGAGCATTTCCTAAAAGGCTATGAGGAGACCGATTTTGACCAAGTTGAAGGCGATCTGATGGAGAGCATCCAGCAGGCCCTTTATGAGGCAGAAAGCTTTTTTGCCTTTCATCTGTCCAATGAGGGCCAAGCATTTGGCAAGGCCAAATATTTGGAAGCTGTAGAAGAGGTGCTCGATCAAATTGGAAGCCTGACAGGTCGCACCAATAAAGAACAACTGACCTCTGTCCTAAAGGCGGTCGTGGCGATTAGTCGGGCTTCAAATGGGGGAGCTTTGACCAATAGAGCCCGGAAGGAAGAGCTAAAAGACCTAGTCACAGCCTATAACCAGGATAAAACCATTCATATCAATCGCCTCAGAGACTTGGAAAATCAGCTCTATCAGCTGGAATTTCAACAAACCTTCCACCAAGAAGAAGGCCCCATGCTCTCCTTGCTACGGGACTTTATCAGAGACTTTTCTCACGC
The DNA window shown above is from Streptococcus sp. S1 and carries:
- a CDS encoding ABC transporter ATP-binding protein, coding for MIQLENVHKSYGQTKVLKGIDLQIQDQDDVVILGPSGSGKSTLLNVLSGLEKVDEGHILIQGQDLSQLTDAQLTAFRREKIAFIFQQYYLLPNLTVRQNVKMGADLANNHDFLQIIEDLGLGDKLDKYPSELSGGEQQRVSIARALAKKPEILFLDEPTGALDEETGRKILDYIWKLKEKLGFTLIMVTHNQNIADMARTIIRVNSGKITQVVTNDQPQTAYEIGW
- a CDS encoding FtsX-like permease family protein, which codes for MFSVKDIRKLVVVSIIGACAVFVANLFLNFYLDIEQLEISKTNPMMQTYYDAQVSLSWMVAMVSGVVLSLTSVLLMCFYIKQFVDDHKEQLGILKALGYSNGQLAKRFWAFGLSFGAGALLGYFASFLMMRHFYDFRNEKGILPEITIHLHWQLLLALVILPTTFFMLLAIGYARRQLQTPALRLLKKSPTPIKVKRRKRAPKKEKDFLKELSSSLIWGRKSILFFVVFGSMCFAAMVQLSFGLRDYTDDIIQTMMIMIGLILSFSILFLSLGIVVSESRETLALMKAFGYTNRECQSHILAPYRFWAYLGFVLGTAYQYGIMEILIGVIKDTVPEKIEHYFDGNVCFWTLLAFAVVYESLFYLSNRKLQKQTIKEVLLAE
- a CDS encoding ABC transporter ATP-binding protein, which gives rise to MIRSLISEIKEFKKPSILASLFMVFGVMFEISIPFVMASLLDQGVQQRNMNNILFYGGLMLVCAFLSLFCGMQSARYGAYASAGFAKNLRRAIFKKVQTFSFENIDQFSSGGLVTRMMTDVTNVQNAYQMVIRICVRAPLNLIFAIVACFLINPEMAMIFVYVTIFLAAVLSIIMKIVYPLFTEVFEAYDNLNNSIQENITNMRVVKSYVKEADETVKFKKASRLIYNMFMKAIRVVVLSSPAMMLSMYASFLLISWIGAHLIVGGQLSTGNLTSMFSYTMTILMSLMMFMMIFVMLSISMASVERINEVLTTKTTIDSPENGIKEVADGSINFEDVTFAYTDENGDKTHVLQGINLSIRSGEVIGILGGTGSGKSSLVQLIPRLYDVESGRVTVAGHDVKEYDLDSLRKQVAMVLQTNVLFSGTIKENMRWGNKDATDEEIIAACKIAQADEFIQDFKEGYDTMIERGGSNVSGGQRQRLCIARALLMNPKILILDDSTSAVDTKTDSLIRQGLATSLKETTKIIIGQRISSIQDADRIIVMNDGQIDAIGRHEELLATNAIYQEVYEMQTQGKGEADEN
- a CDS encoding ABC transporter ATP-binding protein yields the protein MKTKKKANLGSILRLLDFLWKNHKVSLIVSFILIILSSLATVNVTASIQSLVDVYVEPMLTSNSHDFGPLLSFLTRVGLICLIGVLANYGFTLIMATVSQDSLRSLRNQLFARMQKLPVRYFDTHQHGDIMSIYTNDIDALRQAIEQSIPQLLSSAITILGVTITMLTVSPLLFLIVLVMVIVMVFIIKDVSGKSGRYFGAQQKNLGIENGFIEEMMSGQKVVKAFVHERESIEDFDRINDQLFESSYQANRYANVLMPILGNLGNVSFVLTALIGGLFALNGVGGLTIGGLMAFLQLNRSFTGPIAQVSQQLNFVLMALAGGDRVFDLLDEEEEVDQGKVTLVNYELVDGEMVETDQKTKKWAWKHPRPNGDYQLVKMVGNVVFDDVDFSYDGKKQILHGINLYADKGQKVAFVGATGAGKTTITNLINRFYDIQSGMITYDGIDIKLIEKDSLRRSLGIVLQDTHLFTGTIAENIAYGRADATREEILEAARIANVDSFVKHLDQGYETVLTDDGAGLSNGQRQLIAIARAALANAPVLILDEATSSIDSRTEKMVQEGMDRLMEGRTVFVIAHRLSTIVNSDVIMVMDHGRIIERGNHASLMAERGTYYRLYTGGLEID
- a CDS encoding glutathione peroxidase yields the protein MTSIYDFSLENQNGEEIPLSHYQGKVLIVVNTATGCGLTPQYQGLQDLYLRYQEKGLEILDIPCNQFMGQAPGTADEINSFCSLNYQTTFPRFAKAKVNGKEALPLYDWLKNQVAGPLGKRIEWNFAKFVIDRQGQVAQRFSSKTEPAAMEDLIQELLEK
- the rexB gene encoding ATP-dependent nuclease subunit B, with product MKLLYTDVRTPLTQVLTQEAVGLVEQGKRVFYIAPNSLSFEKEAKVLSYLEGQASFAITVTRFAQMARYFILNQVFEEQPLDDIGLGMLFFKALSQMKEQDLKVYGALRKDPQFIHQLVQLYHELQTAQMDFTDLELLEEAEKREDLLAIFEAVSEMLVKHQYESQSKMAFFLNQVEEGQLEEQLQNVAIVVDGFTRFSAEEEALIGLLHRKGVEIVIGVYASEKAYRASFREGNLYQASVDFLLQLAKTFQVQPQYCGQAIEDSFSRMTRMLEARYDFSQVENELEDQDRTAVQLWQTNTQKEELEFVAKSIRQRLHDGARYRDIRVLLGDVEAYQLQLKTIFDQYQIPFYLGRSEAMVHHPLIQVIESLGRIKQFNYQTEDVINLLKTGLYSDLTQAEVDAFEQYLRFAEVKGATKFHKPFTSNRQGKFNLEELNALRERVVEPLAPFFSQRKQKVNRLLTAFTEFLQEAQLSQNLQALIKDLALEEQERYDQVWKTFLHVLEELSLVFEDQELTVDDFSALVLSGMQLSQYRTVPATVDVVTVQSYDLIEPLTAPYVYAIGLTQERFPKIAQNTSLLSEEERQQLNEATQEGAELQVVTSENLKKNRFVAVSLLNAATEQLVLSAPSLVNETEDSVSPYLLELAKEPIAIEWTTKQAQASSDDIGTYRALLARVIELHQEEITSELSAEEASFWGVAVRVLRKKLQAEGIQIPQISTELKSRQLQSDTLQALYPEGKALTLSASALNEYYKHQYAFYLRYVLGLQEDETIRPDARSHGNFLHRIFERVLKDSSDQAFDQRLSEAIRETSQEAEFQQLYGENGETEFIRNLLLDTAKTTGRVLAQQNGIETIGEETLFGGSTHTSYPLSDGRLLQLRGKVDRIDQLRDRGALGVVDYKSSLTQFHYDKFFNGLNSQLPTYLSAIQDLKEYQEEQGIFGAMYLEMGDPVVDLKKTKTVEDAINQTMKSQQYKGLFMEDQAPYLGEAYDKNKAMMLSKEELDLLLLYNAYLYKTAAEGILKGQFAINPYSENGRNIAPFVEQFKSITGFEADRHLGQARFLTKLDQKGIRGEKVKAAWIEKMKEVLNK